In the genome of Uranotaenia lowii strain MFRU-FL unplaced genomic scaffold, ASM2978415v1 HiC_scaffold_53, whole genome shotgun sequence, the window GCTTTTTCTTCTTCTAGTATTCTATAGCAACCCTCACCCTTTTTAATGGACGCACACATACGTTTGTATGTACTCGGGCGATAAAACTCATCTATAGTAACATAACAACGAACGATGACGGTGACCCATCAACCCCCCTCATTTTCCCCCGCTGTCCCCAACCTTCATCCTTCTCGTCTCAAAGCCTCAATCCTTGGGCTGGATCGAGCTTTCGGAGTCACCAACCGGGAGCGGATTATGACATCAGTTGGTTTTCGTTTCCAGGGACACTCGTCGAAGGGAATGCGATTGCATGAAGCTATACCTTGCCACACAAAGCATACAGATAGCTAGAATGGAGAAAAGGACGACCGACATTCGACGGAATGTGTTTGACCTTGCAGTAACATCAACACTAACAGCAACGAAGGATTCGCGCCAAAAGAAGAGGTATCCCGATGACATTGGCAAAGCTCGCTGATGGCTTTGGCATCCAAATGGAGTCGCATACACGACGTCTTCGTATACCTACATAAATACATAGTTAATCGAACATGGACTTGAAGTTTTGCGAACTAAACTATTCAGTTTTAATTTCTTCTATGTGGAAAACTTTACGATTAGGAATCAATGAATGATTTGTTTATCTAACACGCCGAAACGTTTATGGGTAGCTTAGCAGGATACCCTTTTTGGCGATCAAGTGATAATTGATGCCATGTAACAAATTACCGACCtgagggggcatccataaattacgtaacgctcctaggggggggagggggttagctcgaacgttacgaattgtgacataggggagggggggaggtatgctcaacgttacgtaacgattttttccttaaaaaatttagtttaattgcagctttttttatgtcatgcaattttggcagaatgatatgcaaaccaaaatcagtttaaaatttgtaagcttcattaagattgaaactggtttgtaatctttgctttttaaagattctgaagTAGATTTCTTGAAAGGTgtattaacactaaacgtaccggaggcggtcaaatgacggtttttgaactttgaatgatgattacaccttatatgattttttttcgcaaatttaacgacaggactatttttattttcaaaatgcaagtatttttgcgtttttttttaaattttctaagtgttgtggttttcgaataacgcatgtggtatacctattcataccgcgagcggtcaaatgacggtttacactgttttcgctaaaactttcttgtttctcaaccgatttctttataatttatagttttgaaaagcctataacgtgactcaaatatgaagtccaagaaattttttatgaaaaaaaatgcttcaggaaaattgctataaatctgttcatcagtgctcgaaaaaaaatttcacttagtgcatgagaaagctgaagttagaagctatatgttgcacatacggaaatttttatcaaattttttttaagatcatggccacaaaaaatgtaaaaagttgtgtaaaacccgtacttttcaatcaatcaaccgccaaagctgttcctgttacagtagaaaaatttcaaaaattgagttggaaagttgacgtaatttgtcacattttggcatctcataacaagacaatcaatttattttatgagagagttatcatcaatgagtacttagAAGCGATTTAGATAGatcgatattaattccgttttgaagaacgttgaaaaatttatgttgaagtatttttttaccttcgaaaatcagtattcaaAACCATGAGaagatgagggggggggggggggtaattatcagcgttacgtaattttcataggggggtacgtcgaagcgttacaatttgtgacatacgggggggagggggtcaaaaaagtgtaatttttgcgttacgtaatttatggatgccgcctgaTACTCCCAAACTCTTTGACAAGCAGTTGATGACAACGATCCATTCACAATAGGAATTCAAGACAGTTATGAAGGTTTTTAAAGAACaatatctttaaataaaaagtagTTTGAAAACGATCAAATTACCCATGATAACTCAATTGTCATTTCGAAAATGAAACTTTCCCAGGACGATGTTTATATTTTAGACTTTACCACCTATGAAGAATATCTCAAAAGTCTAATTAGTACTCAGGACATTCGTTATCTTGGACATAAATTGAATGGCCTACGTCTACACAAGACCGGATATCGGTACAGTAaacagtaatattttttttaaaaatgatttttaatttaaaattttgcattcatTGCAGAGCACTAACAAAAGATGCTTTCGAGAGTAAACGGAGGGAAATCGCCGAGTATGTGCACGCATCTCAGGACCCCAGTTCGTATTATAGTAGAGGTTTAGTGCTAATTGATCCGATACTCCACGCGCTGGTTGAGAGAGAGCGAGGAAATAGAGTCGGAATGATCTCGGTAATTTAACCATTCATAACATCGGAAAGATAATTTCCCAAAGATTctaaattctatttaaaaaaaatcaaattgcagaGTATTTATCTTGAAAACCGTTCAATACGTACCTACCTATGCATTCTTTCCAGACGATCATTTTTGTAAGATACATGAGAAACAATGCAGAAATCTCCGGATACATCGACTACGAGCACGCCCTGACTCGGGTGAACGTCGACAAACAATACGGGCTAGATTGGAAGGCTATATTTCAAGGTGAAGAAATTATTCGTCCCTCGAAATTCGATTTATCGTACTACAACGCTCTGGTGGACAAAACTACCACCCGTAACTCACCCAACTACCGGATTCTGTACgataaagaaattattttccagAATCTATACGATCGCAAATATATCTACCCAGACCCACTGGGAAGTTATTACGGAACCAACACGACAAGAACGGACTTCGAAAGTGATGTTTATGAACAGTTTGCATTGTACGATCACgttatagtgaaaaatttctGAACTGTAATAAAATTAGTATAGTCAATCGAGCGTTTTTACTATTACGATAATTCGTTTCTTATAAAGGGTTTCTTAAAAAGGGCATCTCGAACTGGAATAATCTTCCTACCCACATACACATACATATATCGAAATCGCAATTCAAGAATGCTTCACTATCGATATTTGCAGTTATACGGTAACAAACTATGATTTATAGTTAGTGATGAAAGTGCACCAGAAACATTGAGATTGAAATTATATAACACCAagccaactttaaaaaaaaatagtgcagGGGagagtgttcctaaatgcgcctatcgggttaaatgcgcctacaCCTGACACCTACAACAGATCTTATCATTGCATTTTGAAGGTAATACGCTTTGGACACAAGgcatgaaagaattttatgaatttataaactcaaaaaaactaaaaattcttaaaaggttTTGATATCTGTTAATGAAATATTTCGACATCGACAtcgaaattcgacatcgtagcgctgcaggaggtatgctggaagggctcctcggtacgaacgtacccagatggtcgtgccatctatcagagctgcggcaacacacacgagcttggaacagcttttatagtgatgggaaagatgcaaaagcgcgtgattgggtggtggccgatcatctcacgaatgtgccggttgagaatcaagggccggttcttcaacatcagcatcatcaacgtgcacagtcctcacctcggaagtaccggtgacgacaaagacgaattttacgcgcagctggagcgtgaatacgaccgttgcccaaaaaatgatatcaagatcgtcatcggggattttaatgctcaggtcggccaggaggaggaattcaaaccgacaattggaaggttcagtgcgcaccagctgaccaacgaaaacggtctcagacttattgatctcgccgcctccaaacgaatggccgtacgtagtacctttttttcagcactgcctcccacacaagtacacctggagatcaccgtaccaaacgcaatcacagattgaccacgttttgattgacagccggcacttctcggacatcatcgacgtcagatcatatcgaggcgccaacatcgagtcagaccactatctggtgttGGTGAACATGCGCCCAAAActttccgtagtgaacaacacacgaaaccggcgcccgcctcggttaaatatcgcacgactgaagcaacctgaggtcgcggcagactacgcgcaatcggtcgaagcagcgctgcggcagagggcgagcttgacgaagcccctctcgaggactgttgggataccatcaagacagccatcaacagtgctgcggagaacgtcatcggttatgtggagcgatcttgacggaacgactggttcgacgaggagtgtaggagggtgatggacgaagaaaatgccgcgcgggcggcagtagtgcaaagaggcacccgtcgaaatgtggaaaatcatcgacagcggaagaggcagcgagtccgaattttccaggagaaaaagcgccgcctggaggaggaggagctcgaggagctggagcagctgcatcgttcccaagaaacacgaaagttctatcagaaactcaacgcatcccgcaaaggcttcgtgccgcaagccaaaatgtgccgggatagggacgggggcatcctgacggacaatcgtgaggtgatcaaaaggtggaagcagcacttcgatgaacacctgaacggcgcacatgcaggagatcaagacggtggggaaggtacatcgccagCGTAGCCTACGATGTAGAGGAGTCACTCCCAacacgatgagtgaagttaaggaagccatttgccagctgaatagaaacaagtcggctgggaaggatggcatcgcagctgaactcatcaaaatgggcccggacaagttggccgattgcctacaacggttgatagtccggatctgggacatagaacagctaccgcaggagtggaaggagggggtaatatgccccatctacaagaggggtgacaaattggactgtgagaaataccgagcgatcactgtcctcaatgccgcctacaaagtgtggtcccgaatcctactccgccggcaaatcctccaaaaatgccgggaacaccaagtccctacgcaccatctattcatcgacttcaaagccgcatacgacacgatcgaccataacgagctatggaaaatcatggacgagaacggcttttccaggaagctgatcagactgatcaaggcgacgatggatggatcgttgtgctgtgtgcggatctcgggtgaattgtcgagttcattcgaatcgcgcagtgagcttcgacaaggtgatggtctatcctgcatgatgttcaacgtggcgctagaaggtgttattcgacgagcagtGGGCGAAATctggggcacgattttcaacaaatccagtcaacttatctgctttgccgatgacattgatatagtcggcagaacATCTGccgcggtggaggagatctaccgcaaactgaaacgcgaagtacgaaggattgggttgatgattaatacgtccaagacgaagtacggATCCGAGACCAACCGAACCCGCttttccagtaataacaaggtcacgatcgacggcgacgagctggagatagtcgaagactttgtctatctcggctcactggtgaccgcagacaatgacaccagccgtgagatccggaggcgaaatataagcggaagtcgtgcctactatggactccacaagcaactgcggtcgagaagacttagccctcgcacgaagtgtaacctgtatatgacgctcattagaccggttgttctctacgggcacgagacatggatattgctcaaggaagacctgcgtacactcggggtattcgagcgacgagtgttaagaaccatctttggcggcatacaggagaacggagtgtggaggcaaaggatgaaccacgagctcgcgcgactctacggcgaacccagtatccagaaggtggtgaaggctggccggatacgctgggcgggacatgttgtgagaatgccggacgactgtcctgcaaaacaggtgttcgctacgaatccggtaggaacaagacgagcgggggcgcaacgagcgaggtggttagaccaagtggagcgtgatctggcgaacgtggagtgcccgagaaattggagaacggttgctaggaacgagtgaattttaggaattatgttcgtcaagttatgtcgtaagacggaatactatgtaaataaatgaaTAGGGCATGCAAAAAgaatagtaataaaaaaattgaaggttcAATAATATTATTCACGGTTGAGTAATTTCACACTAACAGTGCTAACAGTAAAtaagtatttattttaatttcttattttagaaaataagtTCTAGAAGTTgccaatttttctttcaataaatttaaaagcagaattgaatgaatgaatttgaagatttcattttttaagaaaataatcatattttcttaaataaaaggAAGTAGTAAGCTAGTTCTTTTTAAGCACAAGCATGATCATTTGATGAATtggtacacccaaaataatccgcacgtcgtggctacgtgaaacacacatattttttatccaattgattttcacgtagcttcTACCAGTAAAACATGTGAACGCACGTCAATAAGAATTCGCATGCTATAGACTCAGGTgcaatttacgtgaattttcaTTATGTTCGACGGAATGGGATGATGAAAGCGTCATGAATTAATTTTAGTTTCGAAATGAAATTTAGGTCGATTTGTTTGatgctttttctttttttgtttttcataaataacaacgaatatgaaatttattcaaatttattaccACCATTATTATTCAACACAACACTTACTGTCACTACACTTTTTTGTGATGAGAATTCCGCGGAATCTGCATGCTTATGACTTTCTATTTCCTTTCTGGTTTGCTTCCTTTAGAGATCCCGGTTGACTGGCCTGAAAATatccacaaaatttaaattcgaaaacaataaaaaaataacttgcaTCGAACTCACCAGGATGCAACGATATCTTGGAGCCACTAATCGGAGTTTACTGTTTACCAAACATGACTTTACTTTTCGATGCGCCGGAACTTCTCAAACCGAATCACTTTCCGTAGCAGAATGAATTCTCTTATTGCGCGAAACTTCGAACATCTGCAACGTTGACCACAGTTCCAAATATCCGGAAAACCACGAAATAGCCGAAGACTGATATCAGGTTCAATTCTTATAAGAATTCACTAGCACGCTTGAGAAAAATAACTCCAAACGCCATCCACTTTGACTTTATGTGAAAATCATGAGTAAGTTATGTGGAAGTAAAGTAATTACTACCAAGGCGTCCTTTATACACTGTGGTTACTAAAAGATTCACGTAAAAACGATATGATGCAACAAAATCtaagtttacgtgaaaaatcccgtataaataatttccttattattttgggtgtaagaaaaaaattcttaatattTCGGAATAATTAACTCAAGAAATTACATACAGACATTACATTACACACAAAATCCGAATTGTTATCACTGACATCGAATTTTAATGATTATAAGCAAATTTGAATCACAAAATCCGGAGTTATTAAATATCCGccaatatttacattttttagaaaaaaaaattatgaacaaaaatacttgactttatttttttttttttgtaaatcctttatttgaaacggctcataccttaaggctttaaggagccaaactcgttttttttaacaatttatttcttagcttaacacttttatttttgaggaaaagagagatagaaagggaaacatgaaaatgaaaagattcataggcgaagatcgatagctttaaggaaaagatatatttcgaacatgtagtccaagtcgagcatagccagcacatctctcaccgGAACGTTGGGTggctttcctcgggcccgaagggagtctataaaattcgttctggcgataaggtggacctcacacgaccaaacaatatgctcgatgtcatggtaaccttggccgcaaccacacaaattgctgctagcaatgtcaaaacgatagagtaccgcatctaaggaacaatgattggacatgagacgggaaaatatacgaataaaatcccgactcaggtccaatctattaaaccagggtttaaggcttacctttgggaaaatcgagtggagccaccgacccctgtcatcctcgtcccatttgcgctgccagttgacaagagagttccctCGTACCAAGAAatagaattcgttgaagacgatttcacgtggatacgtgtcgccttccgtcgcccccacctttgccagagagtctgccttctcattgcccactatcgagcaatgcgagggaacccaaacaaaggtgatggaaaagcgacgtcttgttaaagcactcaaaatatcccgtatcttctctaggaagaacggcgagtgctttcccggtcgtaTTGCGCGTATTGCATCAACTGAGCTTAGGCTATCCGTTACAATGTAGTAGTGCCCAACAGGCCGTGAGGCGATGCTGTCCAAGGCCCAGtgaatagcagctaactctgctatatatacagagcatggtgactggaggttATAAGAGGCGCGAGTTGTttcgttgaaaactccaaatcccgttgattcctcaattagagacccatcggtaaagtacattttgtcagcatcgacgtgtctatatttagcttcgaaaattcttggaatcagaagtgggcgatgcgaatccgggattccacgaatttcctgctgcatagacaaatcaaactggacagaagaattatcgtagtctgggatgaaaacacgagttgaagagtacgaagaagggtttacctgcattgacatgaggacatgatatatagacataaatctggtatgaagattttgctctagtaacctttcaaaattaacgatcaccaatgggttcatgacctcacacctgatgaggaaccgaagtgatagtagattgtatcgatctttcaaaggaagtattcctgccaaaacttcaagactcatgttgtgcgttgtggacatacagcccaaagcgatgcgaagacaacggtattggatacgctcgagtttgatgaggtgagttttggcagccgactggaaacaaaagctaccatattccatcactgaaagaatagttgttcgatacaattttaaaagatcttctggatgggctccccaccaggtgccagtgattgatcggagaaaattgattctctgttggcattttcctttcagatactcaatgtgtgctctccaggtacatttggaatcaaaccaaaccccaagatacttaaaacacctcgattgagtgatcgttctgccaagaagttggagctgtggttgagctggtctatgttttttagagaaaactaccaactccgttttctctggagagaactcgatcccaagccccaaagcccaggaagacaatctgtttaaagtatcttgtaaaggtctgtgcagatgtgactcagtatcacctgttacagatactacgccatcatctgcaagttgtcttaaagtgcagccctcagagagacagctgtcgatgtcacttacgtaaaacttgtacaaaagtggactcaaacatgaaccctgcgggaggcccatgtaagaggttcttctaactgcaatatctccgtgagcaaagttcagatgtttctcacaaagcaagctgtataagatgttgttcaataaaggaggcagaccccgggagtgcaacttgtctgacaacacctctattgagactgcatcaaaagctccctttatgtctagaaacactgaagccatttgctcacgttttgcgtacgccatttgtatatctgaagacagcaaagcaagacaatcgtttgttcctttgccccttcgaaacccaaattgagtatctgaaaggagaccatttgcttctacccatttatccaaacgaaacaaaatcattttctccatcaatttgcgtatacaagacaacatcgctattggacggtacgaattcgcatcggacgctggttttccgggcttttggatagcgataactctcacttgtttccactcttggggaacaatgttattctccaagaattgattaaataaatttaacaagcgaaatttggcggcgtccggaaggtttttcaacaagttaaatttgattttatcaattctcggagctgaattgttgcaagagaggagggcaaatgaaaattcgaccatcgaaaagctggaatccagaccacacctatctggaggcacattccggattattttttgcacaggtgtagaatctggacagacttttcgtgcgaagttgaatatccatctatgtgaatattcttcactttcattttcGCATGCTCCGTGCAactttccataaggtactcaaggatgtttcccgtgataaaccacccacaaaatttcgccaatacgcctttttttccctttgatcaattttttgaactggGTTTCTAGGGAAacatatgattcaaaaaggacgagggttccatgttttcgaaaatctttgaatgcttttgatttgtccttataaagcctGGAACACTGTTGAtcccaccatggatttgggGGCCTTCGAAAaacagatgaatctgggattggttttgtttgagcgcaaagtgcactttcatggatcaaacgtgaaagaaagtggtactcctccaaaggaggtaaaacattcatagaatcaatggcatctgttatttcgtccgagtacttttcccagtcgatgtgtcttgttaggtcatatgccatatttgttgaatttgaagtgctggccccattggtgattgtaattttgatcggcaagtggtcactaccattgggatcagggatcaccttccactggcaatccaatgatagtgaatttgagcagagtgagaggtcaattgcactttgtcttgcaggaggcttaggtactcgtgttttttcacccgtgttcaaaattgttaaattgaaactgtcacaaatgtcataaataagagtagaacgacaatCGTCAGATTGTTCTCCCCacacagttccatgtgaattgaagtcacccaggatcaacctcggctcaggaagcactgagcacaggtcctctagctgatttcgatccactgcaactctatgaggccagtacaaactgacaacgcataagtccttacctcttatagttatatgacatgcaacagcttcaattcctcctgataaagggaggtggattctataaaaggagtggcgcttattgatccccaaaagcacccctccataagaatcgttacgatccaaacggataatattaaaatcgtggaatgagatgtttgattgagaagaaagccatgtttcagaaaggccaaaaatatcgcaactagtttcatgaagaagaaatttgaacggatccatttTAGGAATGAGACttcgacaattccactgtaaaacagtgatatcttCGACCTctgggcgtaaattagccatcgagagagataaacactgaaagaaggggccaagtttgcatcaattgctttaaaaatgtctttactacaggTAGCATTGAGGTTACAATGCCTCTGATCGATTCTGATGCGTTGAAAAACGTGAAAACACCATTCAAAATGTCAGACAACTTGAATAGTCCCGATTGAACAGTTGGTTCTGACAAATTTACATTAGTTTTTGGGGTCTTAGAAGTCGTCGGAATTTCTGGTTTATTTTGGGGTGCAAAATTCATGGAGAATCCTGGAGgaacaattttttcttttaaagatgTAGTCGGTTTTCGCCTTACGCTTATTGGAGAGCTAAtggttgggattttttttggaaccctGGGGTTCTTAGAAGCACGTTTTGCGCGTTTCCGGGAGTTTGCTACAAAAATAACTGGTTGGTCTTGATCAGTGGATTCATTATCTTCAAtgtcaactggcaacactgAAAATATATTTGTGGACTTAGGTtggatcggaggcgccgcgctcttcaagatggcggcataGGAACGTTTTGATCGTTCCTTTAATGAGCGCTTTTgactatcccagcgactcttaaatgccCCGCACGAGGAggtatcatggggtgagcccccgcaaaaGACACATTTGTGTTcaattgctgagcacgctccaaccccatgattctccccgcattggGGACACCGTTGCTTGATACAGCAGTGCGACGCAGTGTGCCCCAATTTAATGCAATTCTTACATTCCATTACGCGAGGCAC includes:
- the LOC129760252 gene encoding cilia- and flagella-associated protein 299-like, with product MKLSQDDVYILDFTTYEEYLKSLISTQDIRYLGHKLNGLRLHKTGYRALTKDAFESKRREIAEYVHASQDPSSYYSRGLVLIDPILHALVERERGNRVGMISTIIFVRYMRNNAEISGYIDYEHALTRVNVDKQYGLDWKAIFQGEEIIRPSKFDLSYYNALVDKTTTRNSPNYRILYDKEIIFQNLYDRKYIYPDPLGSYYGTNTTRTDFESDVYEQFALYDHVIVKNF